A genome region from Etheostoma cragini isolate CJK2018 chromosome 4, CSU_Ecrag_1.0, whole genome shotgun sequence includes the following:
- the c4h3orf14 gene encoding uncharacterized protein C3orf14 homolog, with translation MSSLLSEEMELIEKHEQILGRRAELLEQMESCREQLKIQRRQQLKEREAARLRNATLLQDLQTTEDRLKGRQLPHPNLLALETKYWASVEESIPAWEGFLLGKGPHPAHGAGPPPRRAKQKASTAKDHGLPPRPKPRTAR, from the exons ATGTCTTCTCTTTTATCTGAAGAAATGGAACTAATTGAGAAACATGAGCAAAT TTTAGGGAGGAGAGCAGAGCTGCTGGAGCAGATGGAGAGTTGCAGAGAGCAGCTGAAGATCCAGAGGAGGCAGCAGCTCAAGGAGCGTGAGGCCGCTCGCCTCAGGAACGCCACACTGCTGCAG GATTTACAGACGACAGAGGATCGCCTCAAAGGAAGACAGCTGCCACACCCAAATCTTCTGGCTCTGGAG aCAAAATACTGGGCGTCTGTGGAAGAGTCTATCCCAGCCTGGGAGGGCTTTCTCCTGGGTAAAGGCCCGCACCCTGCTCACGGTGCAGGACCGCCACCCAGAAGAGCCAAACAGAAAGCCAGCACAGCTAAAGACCACGGCCTGCCTCCTCGCCCCAAACCCAGGACTGCTCGATAG